A genomic region of Devosia ginsengisoli contains the following coding sequences:
- a CDS encoding VOC family protein: MTRSIEGGINIAMKVPAHQYEATVAFYRDTLGLEPFTEKPGNIGFIHGPNRLWLDKVENYSQAELWLELFTPDFAATADRLGAAGVVRNDAIEDLGEGFRGGWFINPAGIVHMVREPDAW; the protein is encoded by the coding sequence GTGACTCGATCGATCGAAGGTGGCATCAACATCGCCATGAAGGTGCCGGCGCATCAGTACGAGGCGACGGTCGCGTTTTATCGCGATACGCTCGGCCTTGAACCATTCACGGAAAAGCCTGGTAATATCGGGTTCATCCATGGGCCGAACCGGCTGTGGCTCGACAAGGTGGAGAATTACAGCCAGGCCGAGCTGTGGCTGGAGCTGTTCACGCCGGACTTCGCCGCAACCGCCGACCGGCTCGGCGCTGCCGGCGTGGTGCGGAACGACGCCATCGAGGACCTCGGCGAGGGGTTCCGCGGCGGCTGGTTCATCAACCCGGCGGGCATCGTGCATATGGTGCGCGAACCTGACGCCTGGTGA
- the uraH gene encoding hydroxyisourate hydrolase, producing the protein MAGSGRLTTHVLDTMHGKPARGMRIELLFVHGDHNHHIADSYTNADGRVDQPLLDDEQFQHGEFEIHFHVGQYFERLGVELENPFLDVVPIRFTISEDKHYHVPLLVSPFAYSTYRGS; encoded by the coding sequence ATGGCGGGGAGCGGACGCCTCACGACGCATGTGCTGGACACGATGCACGGCAAGCCGGCGCGCGGCATGCGGATCGAATTGCTGTTCGTGCATGGCGACCACAATCACCACATCGCCGACAGCTATACCAATGCCGATGGAAGGGTGGACCAGCCGCTGCTGGATGACGAGCAGTTCCAGCATGGCGAATTCGAAATCCACTTCCATGTCGGGCAGTATTTCGAGCGGCTGGGCGTCGAACTCGAAAACCCGTTCCTCGACGTGGTGCCGATCCGTTTCACCATCTCGGAAGACAAGCACTATCACGTGCCGCTGCTGGTGAGCCCCTTTGCCTATTCGACCTATCGGGGGAGCTGA
- the puuE gene encoding allantoinase PuuE, translated as MRYPRDMHGYGPNPPQANWPGGAHVAVQFVLNYEEGGENCILHGDASSEAFLADVVGAAPWPGQRHWNIESMYEYGARAGFWRLHRLFTEAELPVTIYGVATALMRAPAQLAAMQQAGWEIASHGYKWVEHKDMPPDEERRQIAEAIRLHTIATGERPRGWYTGRSSLNTVDLVSEEGGFAYVSDTYDDDLPYWRVHQGRPQLIIPYTLSANDMRFVTASGFANGEEYFQFLKDSFDCLYAEGQAGAPKMMSIGLHCRLVGQPGRYQGLKRFIDYIKGFDKVWVPTRLAIAEHWAKEHPYIAPEVIPSELDKPDFVARYGSIFEHSPWIAERTWEGELAPANDTAIGLHFALRSQFRMATPEERLAVLRAHPDLAGKLAAAKRLTADSTAEQASAGLDALTDAERERFTTLNEHYVEKFGFPFIIAVRDNTKASILAAFEKRIENSVAEEFATACMQVERIALLRLQVVLP; from the coding sequence ATGCGCTACCCTCGCGACATGCACGGCTACGGCCCCAATCCGCCCCAGGCCAACTGGCCCGGCGGCGCCCATGTGGCGGTGCAGTTCGTGCTCAACTACGAAGAGGGCGGCGAAAACTGCATCCTGCATGGCGATGCCAGCTCCGAAGCCTTCCTCGCCGATGTGGTGGGCGCCGCGCCCTGGCCGGGCCAGCGCCACTGGAACATCGAGTCCATGTATGAATATGGCGCCCGCGCCGGCTTCTGGCGGCTGCATCGCCTGTTCACCGAAGCCGAGCTGCCCGTCACCATCTACGGCGTCGCCACCGCCCTGATGCGCGCGCCCGCCCAGCTTGCCGCCATGCAACAGGCCGGCTGGGAGATTGCCAGCCACGGCTATAAATGGGTCGAGCACAAGGATATGCCGCCCGATGAGGAGCGCCGGCAGATTGCCGAAGCCATCCGCCTCCACACCATCGCCACCGGTGAGCGCCCACGCGGCTGGTACACCGGTCGCAGTTCGCTCAACACGGTCGATCTCGTCTCCGAGGAAGGTGGCTTCGCCTATGTCTCGGACACCTATGACGATGACCTGCCTTATTGGCGCGTGCATCAGGGTCGGCCTCAGCTCATCATCCCCTATACGCTGAGCGCCAATGACATGCGCTTTGTCACCGCCTCCGGCTTTGCCAATGGCGAAGAGTATTTCCAGTTCCTCAAGGACAGCTTTGACTGCCTCTATGCCGAAGGCCAGGCCGGCGCACCCAAGATGATGTCCATCGGCCTGCACTGCCGCCTGGTGGGCCAGCCCGGCCGCTATCAGGGGCTGAAAAGGTTTATCGACTACATCAAGGGCTTCGACAAGGTCTGGGTCCCGACCCGCCTCGCCATCGCCGAGCATTGGGCCAAGGAACACCCCTATATCGCGCCCGAAGTCATCCCCTCCGAGCTCGACAAACCCGATTTCGTCGCCCGCTACGGCTCGATCTTCGAGCATTCCCCCTGGATCGCCGAACGCACCTGGGAGGGTGAACTGGCCCCCGCCAACGACACGGCCATCGGCCTCCATTTCGCGCTCCGCAGCCAGTTCCGCATGGCCACGCCGGAAGAACGCCTTGCCGTCCTCCGTGCCCATCCCGATCTCGCCGGCAAGCTCGCCGCCGCCAAGCGGCTGACGGCGGATTCCACCGCCGAACAGGCCTCGGCCGGCCTCGACGCGCTGACCGATGCCGAGCGCGAGCGCTTCACCACGCTCAACGAACACTATGTCGAAAAATTCGGCTTCCCCTTCATCATCGCCGTGCGCGACAACACCAAGGCGTCCATCCTGGCGGCCTTCGAAAAGCGCATCGAGAACAGCGTGGCGGAGGAATTCGCCACCGCCTGCATGCAGGTGGAGCGGATTGCGCTGCTCAGGTTGCAGGTAGTATTGCCGTAA